The Candidatus Sysuiplasma jiujiangense genome includes the window TTCGCAGAATTCAGTGTTTCCGAAAAAAATGAAATTTCGCACAGGGGTATAGCACTCCGAAAGCTGAAACAAACCCTGATCCGGGACAACGAGGAACAGGCGTAAAATGTGTTATCAGCGCCATGCAGTGCCAATTTGGAATTCATGCACATAAGTTATAAGAGGAAAACATAATTTGCGTCCGCCGGGTCCGTGGGGTAGTTTGGTATCCTTCCAGCTTTGGGAGCTGGTGACCCCAGTTCAAATCTGGGCGGACCCAATCCATTTATCGTTCTAAACCGTTAAATATTGGGCTGAGAATCACTGATTCATGACAAAAAGAGTCAGCCCCCGCGGAAGAGGCACAGGGCAGGATTCAAAGCATGGCTATCTGCTGCAGGACGAAGACGTCAGAAGGTGGTACCTGAACGTCGCCCGGGGTTCACAGATAACGGCCGACGTGTACCTGAGGCGTCTCGGCAATTTCAGGGAGGACACGAAACTGCTGCCGAAGGATCTTGTCAGGATGAATCAGAAGGCGCTCGGCAACCGTCTTCTGGATTACATCGGCGAGAAGGAGGGGACGGTGTCGCCTGGATACCTGAACTCCGTCCTCAAGGCCGTCAGGTCATGGCTCAATTTCTATGGAAAGCCGCTGAAGACGAAGCTGACGGTGCGCCTGTCAAATTCCAGGCCGACCGTCGACGGCGAACGTGTGCCGACGCAGGATGAACTGAGGAGAATACTGCTCTCAGCGACGAAGAGGGACAGGGTGAGCGTCGCGCTCATGGCACACTCGGGCCTTCGCCCCGGTGTGCTGGGCAGCTATCTCGGGGACAACGGTCTCAGGGTGAGGGACTTGCCGGAATTGAAGATAGAGGGGAAGACGGTCAGTTTCGAGAAAATCCCTGCCATAATCGTCATTCCCATGGAACTCAGCAAAACCAGGAACAGGTACACCACATTCTTGTCGGAGGAAGGATGCGGCTATCTGAAAGAGTATCTTGAGGAACGCATCAGGGGAGGTGAGAAGCTGACGGCAGACAGTTCAGTCATCAGCCCGAAATGGCTGGAGGGCAAGCAGTTCATAACAACGATAAAGGTGAGCGACGGCGTCCGTAATGCAATCAGGAAGGCGGGCTTCGAACACCGGCCATATGTTCTCAGGAGCTTCTTCGACACGCAGCTGCTTCTGGCAGAGAGCAAGATTGGACTGCCTCATGACTATAGAGTTCACTGGATGGGGCACAGCGGGAGCATGGAGGCTCGTTACACTGTGAACAAGAGTATGCCGGACAGCCTGGTGGAGGACATGCGTGCGTCTTACCTGAAATGCCAGCAGTTCCTGCAAACAATTCCACAGAAGGAGGAGCATGCGATCGAGAAGAGGCTGATACATGCCCTGCTTAAAATGGCACACTATGACGACAGAGAGATAGAGGCGGTGGATATCTCAAAACTGAGCGACGAGCAGCTGGAAGAGATGCTCAGAAAAGGGTTCGGTGCGACAAACGGCGGCGGACAGGGGAACGGCAGCGGACATAACGGCGGTTTCAGGCAGAAACTGGTCGGTGCGCTCGAGCTTGAACGGTACGTGGAAGAGGGATGGGAAATAGTGCATGAACTGTTAGACGGAAGGATAGCGGTAAAACACAACGGCTGACAGGTGTGTCATTTTCGTCCTTCGCGTTTAATCTGAAAAACCGCTTCCAGCCATTCCTCTATTTCCCTCAAGTGATATGGCATGTCTGCAGCTATCGATTCCCACTGGTCGCCGATAATCTTCTCAAAATCATCTCGTCTGCAATTCATGAAGTAAAATGCAATATCGAGAAGTGTACCGAACTCGGCCAGTTCGTCCGCTAGCTGAAAGACAGCGGCGCTCGCGGAAAAGGTCATGCTGCTGTCGAAAGAAGGTCTGAATGAATATCCCCGTCCGTGCCTGTATCCTTTCTTCCCGAACAGATACAGCGGCCTGTCGACGACGGCGTCGTGTGCCAATAGCCATTCGAGGCCACGCCTTACAGACATGCCTGCAACCTTCCGGCCGCAACTGTACCGCCCGGTGAATTCGAGCTCAATGCTGTCGGACGTGAAAGGGCCGTTACCGGTTATTGGCAGCTGACCGAAAACCAGCAACTTACTCTCATCATCGGCGGATTCTGCAACACGCCTACCAAGAGCATTCATACATTCCACAACTCGCAAGGCAACCGAAGGGGTTTCGATGCCAATGGGGCGGCCACGACGAGAAACGTTAGTCGACAGTCTGAGCGATCCCAGCAATCCCGGATGGAATTTCTCACTTTCCCTGTGCGCAAACAACCAATCGGGGAGCGCCGGCTTTGTCGAATTGCGTTTTCTGTGCATAAATGTTGCCTGACAACATTTTCGAGCTATATTAATTCAAATAGTTTATCTAACCTTTTCATGTTTGGCAAAAAATTAAAGGTCGTACGGTTAAACAACAATCATTCCAATAGTGTGATAATACCAAAATTTCTCAATGTTGGCAACGTAATTTCCTTCGCAACTGATAATCGATTCGCTTTGATGGATCTTTCAGGCGAGACGGATCCGAACGAGCTACTGTTGGCGCTCAGTAGCATAGGGGTGAATAAATGATCCAGACAGAGCATCTACGAAGTCTGGCAACAGAACTATCCTCGAAGAGCGAGCTTCGGGTGCTACTGTTCCTGCTGCCGCCCAGAGTAGACACAAATACCCTCCTAATGCAGACGAAATTATTAAGGGCACTCGCGCGAGCTGAAGACGCCTCAGCGCAATCCGGAGGCCGTTGAAAGGCTGATTTCCGGAAGTCCGGCTTCTTTAAGAGGCAAGCCGGACCGGAGGCTCTCACTATGTATGTTATAG containing:
- a CDS encoding site-specific integrase produces the protein MTKRVSPRGRGTGQDSKHGYLLQDEDVRRWYLNVARGSQITADVYLRRLGNFREDTKLLPKDLVRMNQKALGNRLLDYIGEKEGTVSPGYLNSVLKAVRSWLNFYGKPLKTKLTVRLSNSRPTVDGERVPTQDELRRILLSATKRDRVSVALMAHSGLRPGVLGSYLGDNGLRVRDLPELKIEGKTVSFEKIPAIIVIPMELSKTRNRYTTFLSEEGCGYLKEYLEERIRGGEKLTADSSVISPKWLEGKQFITTIKVSDGVRNAIRKAGFEHRPYVLRSFFDTQLLLAESKIGLPHDYRVHWMGHSGSMEARYTVNKSMPDSLVEDMRASYLKCQQFLQTIPQKEEHAIEKRLIHALLKMAHYDDREIEAVDISKLSDEQLEEMLRKGFGATNGGGQGNGSGHNGGFRQKLVGALELERYVEEGWEIVHELLDGRIAVKHNG